From the Bradyrhizobium ontarionense genome, the window CGGTCCGAGACGGTCGACGCCCTGACACGGGAGGCGCCGAAGCCGAAGCGGACCGACGCGGTCGCAACGAAGCGTCGGGCCCCCCCACTGCCGAAGGCCAATGCAGCGCATACACTCGAGGATGAGATCGCGACGTTGGCGAAGTATTTGTCGCTCGCCCGCCGGTCCGGAACCGAGCTCGTCGCCAAGGCGGGCGCGGTGATCGATGGCCCAACCGCGCAACGGCCCGAGGCCCGCCCGGCCATGCCCAAGGCATCGCCGGAGGTCCGTGTGCTGCGCCGGCGCCCGCCGCGCGTTGCGGCGACGGAGGCCGTCATCCTCCCAGCGCAGCCCGAACGTCCGCTCGCGGTGCTCCCGCCGGCGGCGGTCGTGCCGGCCAAGCCTGATCCTGCCGCCGCTCGCCCAAACATCGTGGTCGATCCGCAGGTGATAGCCGATCAGCCGGATCAGAAGGGACCCAGTCCCGTCATCGAGGTGGCGGTCGAAGCGGTCGTCAAGGAGGTGCCGGCGAGCACGGAGCCGGCGAAGCAGCCGGAGCCGAGTGCGGCCCCGGCAGAGAGCAAGATTCATCCGTCGCTGCTCGAGATGGCGTTCAAGGCGGTCGAGGACACCGCGAAACCACGCCGTTATTTGTCCCGCCGGCGCGTGATGGCCGTTGCAGCGGTTGGCCTGTTGGCGATCGCAGGCGTCGCGGCCGCCTATTGGGAGCGGGCCCCCGAGTGGGGCCAGGTGTTGGTGAGCAGTGCCACGCCGGCCTCGGCACAGCCCAGCGAGCCAGCGCCGCGCACGGTCGGCGCCGAACGGATCATGCCTGACGGCAAGCAGGTCGTCGCCAGCGACGATCACGCCACCGTCGGACAGGCTGCGGCGGCCGTGGCAGCTCCAGCGCAGGCGTTCCTCTATCACGAGGATCCGCAGGATCCGAAAGGCAAGCGCTTCTCCGGCAAGGTGACCTGGTCGCTCGAACAGAGCAAGGGTCCCCGCCTCGATTCATCGCCCGTGATCAAGGGAGACATCGAGATCGAGAATGGCATGAAAGTATCGATGACGCTGCGGCGGAACGGCGATCTGGAGCTGCCGGCGAGCCACGTCATGGAGCTGGCGTTCAACTTGCCGGATCAGGCTGCGGGCGGGCTGTCGAGCCTGAGAGGCGTCGGACTGAAAGGCGAGGAGACGGAGCGTGGCATCGCGCTGGCCACTCAGACCGCGAGGGTGACACCGAAGTTCTTCATGATCGCGCTGTCGGCCAACGACGTCGATACGAAGCGAAACATGATGCTTCTGACGAGCAAGAAGTGGTTCGATATTCCGATCGTGTACGAGACCGGCAACCGGGCACTGTTGTCGATCGAGAAGGGGGGCGACGGCGAGCGTGTATTCAACAACGCAGTCGCCGCCTGGGGTCAGTGAGCGGATTGGCAGCGTCGCGAGATGAGGACAGCATGAGCGAGAGTTCAGCGTTGCAGTGGCTGCGAGCCCCCAGGCTTGCCGAGGATACTCTGCCGAACGACGCGGTCACGGTCGACTGCAAGCGGTGCGGCCGCTCGGTGCAGGTTTCCCTCAGCCCGATGCGTCCGTCATGCTTCCTGCACGTCGACGATCAGGTCGAGTGTCCCGAAGTCCAGGAGCGCTGGACCGGGAACGGCGACGGCGGGCTCCTGCTGATGATGTGCGGCGCGTTGGAGCGGTCGCTCGACGCCGATTGGGAGGCCGAGGAAGCCGCGGTCGCGGCAAGGCACGCTCCGGCGCCGGTCGTTCCCCCCTTGCATCCACGCTCCGCGCCCGAGCGCGCGGATGCAGAGTCGTGGAACGACGATCAGGGGGACGAGCAGGATGATGCGGGCCGCATCGGTTGGCTGCATGGGCTGTTCGCAAGGATCGGTCGTCCAGGAAAGCGCCATGTCCGCACCGCCATTGGCGTCGTTTCGCTCATCATCGTAGTCCTCGGTGGCCTGGTGCTGCCATTCCGCGAAATGAAGCTCCTGATCCAGTCTCAGCCGGGGCCGGCGGGGGCTTCCAATCTGCAGAGGGATGCACTTCCCGTCACCTCGCCTCGACGGATCGCGACGGAAACCGCGAGCAGTGCTGCCTCGACGCAGGAGATGCCGCTCGGCGCAAGGTCGGTGTCCAACTCCGCTGCCGTGCCGCGCCAGCCACCGGCAATGGAGACGGCACCGTCGAAGCTCTTGGCTGAGGCCACCGCATCGTTACAGACGGCGATGGCGGCCCAGTCCGCTGCGGGACCGGCGCCGAAGCTGCGCGCACCCGAGATGGTCCAGATCGCCGGCGGCACGTTTGCCATGGGCGGCGATGACGATTCCGAGCAGCCGGTCCACCAGGTCAGCATCCGGTCCTTCGCCCTCGGTAAATATCCGGTGACGGTCGGGGAGTGGAAGCAGTGTGTCGCCGCCGCAAGCTGCGCCGACATCGCAGCGGGCGCCGACGATCGCCCGGTCGCCAATGTGAGCTACGACGACGCGCAGGCCTATCTCGCATGGCTCGCCAAG encodes:
- a CDS encoding formylglycine-generating enzyme family protein; the protein is MSESSALQWLRAPRLAEDTLPNDAVTVDCKRCGRSVQVSLSPMRPSCFLHVDDQVECPEVQERWTGNGDGGLLLMMCGALERSLDADWEAEEAAVAARHAPAPVVPPLHPRSAPERADAESWNDDQGDEQDDAGRIGWLHGLFARIGRPGKRHVRTAIGVVSLIIVVLGGLVLPFREMKLLIQSQPGPAGASNLQRDALPVTSPRRIATETASSAASTQEMPLGARSVSNSAAVPRQPPAMETAPSKLLAEATASLQTAMAAQSAAGPAPKLRAPEMVQIAGGTFAMGGDDDSEQPVHQVSIRSFALGKYPVTVGEWKQCVAAASCADIAAGADDRPVANVSYDDAQAYLAWLAKVTGKPFRLPSEAEWEYAARGGQRSKYWWGDRMRSGMANCKGCNNNNDAAEAAQPLKVGSFQPNSFGLFDMGGGVGQWVADNWHKNYKGAPADGAAWLEEGNYARVIRSGSWTNGPADARAGSRDRYDGRIRHPTLGFRVALSP